From Fundulus heteroclitus isolate FHET01 chromosome 5, MU-UCD_Fhet_4.1, whole genome shotgun sequence, a single genomic window includes:
- the LOC118563078 gene encoding uncharacterized protein LOC118563078, whose product MKSEKGDTLSLSSSDSDVREKSISTGCSRLNKEGSPSVEKAPLSETAKEMVKNALLRKSGGQDILEEYKSENTLKHRTRRQLVNILASDMTERHGRIPSRQQKEKYALGIISLFPALKDPFSPKGYEHFYDAQKGTGYLAWHLKTMSRTTAKRPAKEPSLPKDQGRPKRRKQVTTLPEQLDGDDCREAISFLVHTPEEASVLEKMKMTFQYRQDLVHDPERSADVFKTFPRFLDVKGLVNQDFNLLFGAEKSSKLLNKWDTTFKPKIIKKATQLTQSTDLRRLLKAAESHPESDDWDSDMATLLLLLHLLPPTAGRKKTKISPTDAADRMVLFNKSCSSIDECLKEREGKQPFILAVGRTRNKIDTYYVAVDKQLIPCHHTSSLSAFDELFKCHYVFNLSYDESLVHLYTFVQTTVFNIDVYSTDESPRVWAPKERGGSPSSAAM is encoded by the exons ATACCTTGTCCTTATCATCAAGCGACAGCGACGTAAGAGAAAAGAGCATTTCTACAGGTTGTAGTAGACTGAACAAAGAAGGAAGCCCATCTGTGGAGAAAGCTCCCCTGTCAGAGACCGCAAAAGAG ATGGTGAAAAATGCCTTGCTTCGGAAATCTGGAGGACAGGACATTCTTGAAGAGTATAAATCCGAAAACACGCTAAAGCACCGCACTAGGAGGCAGCTTGTCAACATACTGGCAAGTGATATGACTGAGAGACATGG CCGGATTCCCTCCCGTCAACAGAAGGAGAAGTATGCGCTGGGAATCATTTCACTTTTTCCTGCACTTAAGGATCCCTTCTCACCAAAAGGATAT GAGCATTTTTATGATGCACAGAAAGGTACTGGATATTTGGCGTGGCATCTGAAGACAATGAGCAGGACTACAGCGAAGAGGCCAGCAAAGGAGCCATCATTGCCTAAAGACCAAGGACGGCCAAAACGGAGAAAACAAGTGACAACACTGCCTGAGCAGCTTGATGGTGACGACTGCAGAGAAGCCATTTCGTTTCTTGTTCACACCCCTGAAGAGGCAAGTGTGCTGGAGAAAATGAAGATGACGTTTCAATATCGTCAGGACTTGGTGCATGACCCAGAAAGAAGCGCTGATGTCTTCAAAACATTCCCACGTTTCCTGGATGTCAAAGGACTT GTAAATCAAGACTTCAACTTGCTGTTTGGTGCTGAAAAAAGTTCCAAGTTGTTGAACAAGTGGGACACAACATTCAAGCCGAAGATCATCAAGAAGGCCACCCAGCTGACTCAATCAACTGATCTGCGTCGTCTGTTAAAAGCGGCTGAGAGTCACCCAGAGAGTGATG ATTGGGACAGTGACATGGCCACTCTGCTGCTGCTACTTCATCTTTTGCCTCCCACAGCTGGACGCAAGAAGACCAAGATCAGCCCAACTGATGCAGCTGATAGAATGGTGCTCTTCAACAAG TCATGCAGCAGCATAGATGAATGTCTAAAAGAAAGAGAGGGAAAGCAGCCATTCATCCTTGCGGTTGGCCGTACCCGTAACAAGATTGACACCTACTATGTTGCCGTTGACAAACAGCTCATTCCATGCCACCATACCAGCTCACTGAGTGCATTTGACGAACTTTTCAAATGTCACTATGTCTTTAACCTCTCGTATGATGAGTCCCTGGTCCATCTGTACACGTTTGTACAGACTACTGTATTCAACATCGATGTTTACTCCACAGATGAGTCACCGCGTGTTT GGGCTCCCAAGGAGAGGGGGGGGTCtccttcctcagcagccatgtaA